A portion of the Musa acuminata AAA Group cultivar baxijiao chromosome BXJ1-1, Cavendish_Baxijiao_AAA, whole genome shotgun sequence genome contains these proteins:
- the LOC135680656 gene encoding growth-regulating factor 6-like, which translates to MLQVDAAASLLLLSFFDACQCQLSFFIPPLLFVGAAVLVRVRISTSWRRRRRMMMMVVGGGSRYPFTASQWQELELQALIFKYMVSGIPVPPDLILCIRRSLFVEPQTLPFLPHRPTVGWEAYQVGDGRKAVDPEPGRCRRTDGKKWRCSKEAFPDSKYCERHMHRGKSRSRKPVELSLATTPISSHFPPPPPPPPLSLSTPHHTHHFLFPCSSSSSSSSSSSSSSSSRPPPMMAHSQQDDSSGYRSILGFRQDVNEHPFFSEACRGGREMPFRLGPVEEEEKHYFVLGADFKTQRKGEAEREEPAQNLRPFHCFLDEKPSRVVDSWLGMAVDQSKQAPDLKTRLSITIPVANHDMPVTAPPCYSDG; encoded by the exons ATGTTACAAGTTGATGCCGCtgcctctctcctcctcctctctttctttgaTGCTTGCCAGTGCCAGCTTTCTTTCTTCATTCCCCCGCTTCTCTTCGTTGGTGCTGCGGTTTTGGTTCGAGTGAGGATTAGCACtagttggaggaggaggaggaggatgatgatgatggtggtgggcGGGGGCAGCAGGTATCCCTTCACTGCATCCCAGTGGCAAGAGTTGGAGCTCCAAGCCCTCATCTTCAAGTACATGGTTTCAGGCATCCCCGTGCCTCCCGATCTCATCCTCTGCATCAGGAGGAGCCTCTTCGTGGAGCCTCAAACTCTTCCGTTCCTTCCTCATCGCCCCACGG TTGGATGGGAAGCTTATCAGGTGGGTGACGGTAGGAAGGCAGTGGATCCGGAGCCAGGGAGGTGCAGAAGAACAGATGGGAAGAAGTGGCGGTGCTCCAAGGAGGCCTTCCCTGACTCCAAGTACTGCGAGAGGCACATGCACAGGGGGAAGAGCCGTTCAAGAAAGCCTGTGGAATTGTCTTTGGCCACCACCCCAATCTCCTCccacttccctcctcctcctcctcctcctcctctctcactCTCCACACCTCATCACACCCACCACTTCCTGTtcccctgctcctcctcctcctcctcctcctcctcctcctcttcctcctcctcttcgaggCCTCCTCCCATGATGGCGCACTCACAACAGGATGACTCTTCCGGTTACAG GAGCATCCTTGGATTCAGGCAGGATGTGAACGAACACCCTTTCTTCTCAGAAGCCTGCAGGGGTGGCAGGGAGATGCCGTTCAGGCTTGGCCCAGTGGAG GAGGAAGAGAAGCACTACTTCGTGCTTGGTGCTGATTTCAAGACACAGAGAAAAGGTGAGGCGGAGAGGGAGGAGCCAGCACAGAACCTGAGGCCATTCCACTGCTTTCTTGATGAGAAACCATCGAGGGTGGTGGATTCTTGGTTGGGCATGGCGGTGGATCAGTCGAAGCAAGCGCCAGACCTGAAGACGCGGCTCTCCATCACCATTCCTGTGGCGAATCACGACATGCCTGTGACTGCGCCGCCGTGTTACAGTG ATGGTTGA